The Niallia alba genome includes a window with the following:
- a CDS encoding ISLre2 family transposase — MKKDTIQLPTLKELEKDLFVMLQKTFGEVLTKQLEEMDQQIAENRDKKRFYLQDKRAVEMDTSFGSIIINRNYYRDREKGGYVYLLDHYLEFEGSKGFSPLVETMAMEMAVQGTSYRHASSMIEKLLGYKVISHETIRQHLLQTEVTFVKPTDQLRKVLFVEVDGLYVKRQRGKRRGREEKIASVHEGWIVNGKRTSLIAKRHYVHKGKEAFWEGFEQFLIDNYNYNPSEHHLVINGDGAQWITACQDHYKNAFFVIDRFHVAREVKTLFKGHKRYRVIRKKLAQYDAKGFLVELNSAVGTLENEKKEERLEEFIQQLSKYPQALGDYREWLKEKDIDTSHYRPMGSAEGTMSVFAKRLKNGRSWCDKGIQAFIDFMVGMKDELEIKTILGRINPNDQTASVSQPKYYVEKLKSSVGELTRNNLSYLNRQKGKPIYHALQALRGF, encoded by the coding sequence ATGAAAAAAGATACCATACAATTACCCACATTAAAAGAACTGGAAAAAGATTTATTTGTTATGCTTCAAAAGACATTTGGTGAAGTTCTCACGAAGCAACTCGAAGAAATGGATCAACAGATTGCAGAAAATAGAGATAAAAAGAGATTTTACCTTCAGGATAAGCGAGCCGTAGAGATGGATACTTCATTCGGTTCTATTATCATCAATCGGAATTACTATAGGGACAGGGAAAAGGGTGGATACGTTTATCTCCTTGATCACTATTTAGAGTTTGAGGGGTCAAAAGGTTTCAGTCCCCTAGTTGAAACGATGGCAATGGAAATGGCAGTTCAAGGTACATCCTATCGTCATGCTTCCTCCATGATTGAGAAACTTCTAGGTTACAAAGTAATCAGCCATGAGACTATTCGTCAACACCTTCTACAAACAGAAGTTACTTTCGTCAAGCCGACCGACCAATTGAGGAAAGTGCTCTTTGTAGAAGTAGACGGACTATATGTGAAAAGGCAACGTGGAAAACGACGTGGGCGGGAAGAAAAGATTGCTTCCGTACATGAGGGCTGGATAGTCAACGGGAAACGAACATCCTTAATCGCAAAACGTCACTATGTCCACAAAGGTAAAGAAGCGTTCTGGGAAGGATTTGAGCAGTTCTTAATAGATAATTACAACTACAATCCGAGTGAACATCACCTCGTAATTAATGGGGATGGAGCCCAGTGGATTACGGCTTGTCAGGATCACTATAAGAATGCATTCTTTGTCATCGACCGATTCCATGTAGCTCGTGAGGTTAAAACGCTTTTCAAAGGCCATAAGAGATATAGAGTCATTCGTAAGAAACTGGCTCAATATGATGCGAAAGGATTCCTAGTGGAACTTAATAGTGCAGTTGGTACTCTTGAAAACGAAAAGAAAGAAGAACGGTTAGAAGAGTTCATACAACAGCTGTCAAAATATCCTCAGGCCCTTGGAGATTATCGCGAATGGTTGAAGGAAAAAGACATAGACACAAGCCACTATCGTCCAATGGGAAGTGCGGAAGGAACGATGAGTGTATTCGCTAAACGGCTTAAAAACGGCCGCAGCTGGTGCGATAAAGGAATACAAGCATTTATTGACTTTATGGTTGGTATGAAGGATGAATTAGAAATCAAGACGATTTTAGGACGAATTAACCCTAACGATCAAACCGCTTCTGTTTCTCAGCCAAAATATTATGTGGAAAAGTTAAAGAGTTCAGTCGGAGAGCTAACAAGAAATAATTTATCATATTTAAATCGGCAAAAAGGAAAGCCGATATACCATGCTTTACAAGCCTTACGAGGTTTTTAA
- the cdaA gene encoding diadenylate cyclase CdaA, producing the protein MSFADFPFLKYLANTVDIILVWYVIYKIITIIRGTKAVQLLNGIFVILIIKMLSDYFQLQTLGWMMQQVIQWGALALIIIFQGELRRALEQLGRGKFFSRSVVQEHELQEQLVESIVKAVDYMAKRRIGALITIERETGMSDYIETGIALDSKISAELLINIFIPNTPLHDGAVIIQKTNIAAAACYLPLSESPFISKELGTRHRAALGISEVTDSLTVVVSEETGAISITKNGDLHRELKLDAFREMLSSALITPSTKQTTSSKWSWKGKKNE; encoded by the coding sequence ATGTCGTTTGCAGATTTCCCTTTTTTAAAATATTTAGCGAATACAGTAGACATTATCCTTGTTTGGTATGTCATATATAAAATTATCACAATAATTCGTGGGACGAAGGCTGTCCAGTTATTGAATGGAATATTTGTTATTTTGATTATTAAAATGTTGAGTGACTATTTCCAACTACAAACATTAGGCTGGATGATGCAGCAGGTAATACAGTGGGGGGCATTAGCACTTATTATTATTTTCCAGGGAGAACTAAGAAGAGCTCTCGAGCAGCTGGGACGAGGAAAATTCTTCTCACGCTCAGTAGTTCAAGAACATGAACTTCAGGAACAGTTAGTGGAATCAATTGTAAAAGCAGTAGACTATATGGCTAAACGACGAATTGGAGCTTTAATTACGATTGAAAGAGAGACAGGGATGAGTGATTACATAGAAACAGGTATCGCTCTCGATTCAAAAATATCTGCAGAGCTATTAATTAACATCTTTATTCCGAATACGCCACTACATGATGGAGCTGTCATTATACAAAAAACAAATATTGCTGCAGCCGCATGTTACCTTCCTCTTTCCGAAAGTCCATTTATTTCAAAAGAGCTGGGAACTAGGCATAGAGCAGCATTAGGTATTAGCGAAGTGACGGATAGCTTAACTGTTGTTGTTTCAGAGGAAACAGGGGCTATCTCTATTACAAAGAATGGTGATTTGCATAGAGAATTGAAACTAGATGCTTTTAGAGAAATGTTATCTAGTGCCCTGATAACACCTTCTACCAAACAAACCACGTCAAGTAAGTGGAGCTGGAAGGGGAAGAAAAATGAATAA
- a CDS encoding CdaR family protein yields MNKLFNNVIGKNWFTKVLSLAFALLLFSYAYDPNESSTDVNVPGDSETANLEDIPVTAYYDTENVVVTGIPKTVTVTLRGPTVHIQQAKLKKDFEVYVNLANADLGSKTVPLEIKDLSDKIKATIDPETIKVTVKEKVTKEFTVEAEFSSNAIEKGYSAGTPKIEPKTVKVTGAKDEIEKIAYVKANVNLNENTNEAVSQQAKVSVLDSSLNKLNVQVEPETVEVNIPVKRTSKTVPINIVEQGTSPANINIDSITLDKKEATISGPEDVLKEVESTRVEVDLSTIEKDEELTLPVIISNGVTSVDPELVKVTVKVTVAQEEQEEEQEEDPQENQDSEETAATEKTETRMISSIPINIQGLNSSLKRALRIQEVVVQVFGFLENKTG; encoded by the coding sequence ATGAATAAACTGTTTAATAATGTAATAGGCAAAAATTGGTTTACCAAAGTACTATCTCTCGCATTCGCCCTTTTACTTTTTTCCTATGCATATGATCCCAACGAAAGTTCAACAGATGTGAACGTTCCTGGTGATTCAGAAACAGCTAATTTAGAGGACATTCCGGTAACAGCTTATTACGATACGGAAAATGTTGTTGTAACAGGTATACCGAAAACAGTTACTGTAACGTTAAGAGGGCCAACCGTTCATATACAGCAGGCTAAACTAAAAAAAGACTTTGAGGTATATGTTAATTTAGCAAATGCTGATTTAGGTAGTAAAACTGTTCCACTAGAAATAAAGGATTTATCCGATAAAATAAAAGCGACGATAGATCCTGAAACGATAAAAGTCACAGTGAAGGAAAAGGTTACAAAGGAATTTACTGTGGAAGCAGAATTTAGTAGTAATGCTATTGAGAAAGGCTATTCTGCTGGAACACCAAAGATTGAACCAAAAACAGTGAAGGTTACAGGAGCAAAAGACGAAATTGAAAAAATCGCCTATGTAAAGGCAAATGTTAATTTGAATGAAAATACAAATGAGGCAGTTAGTCAGCAGGCAAAAGTTTCTGTGTTGGATAGTAGTTTAAATAAATTAAATGTGCAAGTGGAACCAGAGACAGTGGAAGTGAATATTCCTGTTAAAAGAACGAGTAAAACAGTACCGATAAATATAGTCGAACAAGGTACATCACCTGCAAATATAAACATTGATTCGATTACGTTAGATAAAAAGGAAGCAACCATTAGTGGACCAGAAGATGTTTTGAAAGAAGTGGAAAGCACAAGGGTTGAAGTGGATTTAAGTACGATTGAAAAAGATGAGGAATTGACGTTACCAGTTATCATATCTAATGGAGTAACGTCTGTCGATCCAGAGCTCGTTAAGGTAACCGTAAAAGTAACTGTTGCACAAGAGGAACAAGAAGAAGAACAGGAAGAGGATCCACAAGAAAATCAGGATTCGGAGGAAACTGCTGCTACAGAAAAAACAGAAACAAGAATGATTAGTAGTATACCAATTAATATTCAAGGTTTAAATAGTAGTCTGAAGCGAGCATTAAGAATCCAAGAAGTAGTAGTACAAGTCTTCGGATTTCTGGAGAACAAAACAGGGTAA